The Corticium candelabrum chromosome 17, ooCorCand1.1, whole genome shotgun sequence genome has a segment encoding these proteins:
- the LOC134193000 gene encoding uncharacterized protein LOC134193000, which yields MTYLLVCISLLSLSAFTDAGEYCSGYGYCSGCCCRNGYGCCTCTLHWWAWLLIVVSVLIIIAIAVGCGVWRRRVYLQRQTIVTTMVPNQVGYAQGYAPQGYAPQGYPPQGYPPQGYPPQYSAANKGDPF from the exons ATGACGTATCTCCTTGTCTGCATCTCGCTTCTCTCACTTTCAGCATTCACG GATGCTGGGGAGTACTGTTCCGGCTATGGCTA CTGCTCCGGTTGTTGCTGTAGAAACGGCTACGGCTGTTGTACTTGCACTCTGCACTGGTGGGCGTG GCTTCTGATTGTTGTTTCCGTTCTTATCATCATTGCCATTGCTGTGGGTTGTGGCGTATGGCGCCGACGTGTTTACCTCCAGAGACAGACGATTGTTACTACGATGGTTCCGAATCAAGTTGGTTATGCTCAGGGATATGCTCCTCAGGGTTATGCTCCTCAGGGATATCCTCCCCAGGGGTATCCTCCCCAGGGGTACCCTCCCCAATATTCTGCAGCCAACAAGGGCGATCCATTCTGA
- the LOC134192955 gene encoding protein O-mannosyl-transferase TMTC1-like isoform X2 — protein sequence MQERVWVTRSLAILMRHGRTLVYRIAFLLFVVLILLAFRLKMLHGQPPSFTDQENPASFSDHFITRFLTYSYLCVFNFWLLLAPVTLSYDWALGSIPLVESIMDVRNLATFVFFSSLVGLAIQSVRVKSSSARVLTIGLSLIIIPFLPASNLFFKVGFVIAERVLYIPSLGFCIIVVYGASCMSDIIAKWRATKQAIMVSLCVVIILFSWRTVARNIVWQDRESLFKYGLNAVPANAKVHYNYANYLKDVGRSKEAVERFRRAIQLYPRHASACNNLGTLVDNETESESLYRQAIEINPYHPRAHFNLGNLMSQQGKKAEAERFLRESVRLDPSHVDGWLNIASLLADEEKFEEALTVMKHAIELKPDRADTYNNMGAHLTKMGKPQEALAYYDKALSLNPSLSIAMVNKARILRTLGNSKEAEQLYKRALSIQRSADTLHYLGSMYYNTERLSEAEEAFRQALEIDSKRLESMQNYAQTLVQLGRKDDAVEVLRRGMVAYPQNVEMRTHLSSLLASNKQFEEALEVLDGADKSNSEVWFAKGNILRDLNRLDDAAQAYSQSVTLNSRHSSARMNLGAIYHLQKRFFEAKREYELALEMDPNNKILGTNIEKLNREMQKSRRNR from the exons ATGCAGGAAAG AGTTTGGGTAACAAGAAGTTTGGCGATTTTGATGAGACATGGAAGGACTTTGGTGTACAGGATTGcctttctgttgtttgtg GTTCTAATTCTTCTCGCCTTTCGGCTGAAAATGCTTCACGGACAGCCACCATCATTTACAGATCAGGAGAATCCTGCATCGTTTTCTGATCACTTTATCACACGCTTTCTCACATATtcgtatttgtgtgtatttaatTTCTGGTTGTTGCTGGCACCAGTTACGTTGTCGTATGATTGGGCATTGGGTAGTATACCTCTTGTGGAGTCAATAATGGATGTTCGGAATTTGGCAACGTTTGTCTTCTTTAGTAGCTTGGTCGGTTTGGCTATTCAGAGTGTCAGAGTAAAG TCCTCATCTGCACGAGTCCTCACAATCGGATTATCTCTCATCATAATTCCATTTCTCCCCGCATCCAATCTATTCTTCAAGGTCGGATTTGTCATAGCCGAACGAGTTCTCTACATTCCCAG TTTAGGCTTTTGTATCATTGTTGTGTATGGTGCCAGCTGCATGTCAGATATCATTGCTAAATGGCGTGCAACGAAGCAAGCAATAATGGTCTCACTCTGCGTTGTGATTATCTTATTTTCGTGGAGAACGGTGGCACGTAACATTGTGTGGCAAGACAGAGAATCGCTCTTTAA ATATGGGTTGAATGCAGTTCCTGCAAATGCCAAAGTTCACTATAATTATGCTAATTATCTAAAGGATGTTGGAAGGAGCAAGGAAGCTGTGGAGAGATTTAGACGAGCCATACA GTTATATCCAAGACATGCTAGCGCATGCAACAACCTTGGAACTCTTGTCGATAACGAAACA GAATCCGAATCATTATATCGACAAGCTATAGAAATTAATCCATACCATCCAAGAGCACATTTCAACCTTGGAAACTTGATGAG CCAACAAGGAAAGAAGGCGGAAGCTGAGCGTTTTCTTAGAGAATCTGTTAG ATTGGATCCTAGTCATGTTGATGGGTGGTTGAACATCGCTAGTTTGCTAGCTGATGAGGAGAAGTTTGAGGAGGCTCTGACTGTGATGAAACATGCCATTGAGTTGAAACCGGATCGTGCAGATACGTATAACAACATGGGAGCTCATTTGACAAAAATGG GAAAGCCACAGGAAGCTCTTGCTTACTATGATAAAGCTCTCAGTTTGAACCCTTCACTTTCTATTGCAATGGTGAACAAAGCTCGCATACTACGTACTCTTGGAAACTCAAAGGAAGCCGAACAATTATACAAACG GGCATTGTCTATACAACGAAGTGCTGACACTCTGCATTACTTGGGCAGTATGTACTACAACACGGAAAGACTCAGTGAAGCCGAGGAAGCCTTCAGACAAGCTCTTGAAATAGACTCAAAGAGACTAGAATCGATGCAGAACTAT GCTCAGACGTTAGTGCAGTTGGGAAGAAAAGACGATGCTGTTGAGGTTTTACGTCGTGGGATGGTGGCGTACCCACAGAATGTTGAGATGCGAACTCATTTGTCATCACTGTTGGCTTCTAACAAGCAATTTGAAGAG GCTCTGGAGGTTTTGGATGGTGCAGATAAGAGTAATTCGGAAGTCTGGTTTGCGAAAGGTAACATTCTCAGGGACTTGAATCGTCTGGATGATGCGGCTCAG GCTTATTCCCAAAGTGTAACCTTAAATTCAAGGCATTCGAGTGCAAGAATGAATCTGGGTGCAATATACCATCTGCAG AAACGATTTTTTGAAGCTAAAAGGGAATACGAGTTGGCACTGGAAATGGATCCAAACAACAAGATACTAGGAACGAACATAGAAAAATTGAATCGAGAAATGCAGAAGAGCAGACGAAACAGATAA
- the LOC134193005 gene encoding protein DBF4 homolog A-like produces the protein MSFIYVDGLRKTKELSNSEHLEEVESKRKKKTKYEMKQLDGKRIYLDLPNLSRKKLEQLRGDLELFGAEVCDFLSKDVSHLITTRMDAYQADNVAMASNVSTPSPANISTPSPFQTKSSASHPRSSWVQSPQETDSPASCEMKKPFPPFYNTRGQCFVQKAVATNHQGSSNLIATARKFNVKVRTLDKVLKWIESRKLMSEKQAIPQHKTTDMKTKSRCSPSTLKVRPLKSPFIKVEDVSRMYRPQFLCFDHWPFINFDAHLGVSPFDVREKDSNSRHRQGTRVDKQHAKGYRKRRGYCECCLEEFDDLSGHLKSKQHVEFATNEGNYVDVDQCIGEGVTFEEFLAKQGNGDEEGQTRSWSVDMVETSLVESEDDVKLISIRTGEWSDVCVRDNIHTQLYQPNDTHRCDLHDQLQPTVGNTNDGQTEREQESILKKRDSQDSKTSDTFHGFTNFEISRTLEKLRLYSPNSSQQTAITKTPQKSTKTLKRELEHPQSKYLNRGLTNQEQELTMLTLTTGEKNLRSRTANLLASRQQASSPIRVTRKRKRNNLVSDESSLSLMHFKASPTWRRPRRKQRSRNGLLAHNR, from the exons ATGTCTTTCATTTATGTTGACGGCCTTCGAAAGACTAAAGAACTATCAAACAGCGAACATCTAGAAG AGGTTGAGAgcaagaggaagaagaagacgaagtaTGAAATGAAGCAGTTGGATGGGAAAAGGATTTATTTAGATCTTCCAAACCTTTCGAGAAAGAAATTGGAGCAACTGCGTGGTGATTTGGAGTTGTTTGGAGCG GAGGTCTGTGACTTTCTCAGTAAAGATGTTTCGCATTTGATAACTACCAGGATGGACGCGTACCAGGCTGACAATGTGGCTATGGCCAGCAATGTGTCAACACCTAGTCCTGCCAACATCTCAACCCCCAGTCCCTTCCAGACAAAGAG CTCTGCTAGTCATCCTCGTTCCTCATGGGTCCAGTCACCTCAAGAAACGGATTCTCCTGCAAG CTGTGAGATGAAGAAACCGTTTCCACCTTTTTAT AACACCAGAGGCCAATGCTTTGTGCAGAAGGCagttgcaacaaat CATCAGGGTTCCAGTAACTTGATTGCAACAGCTCGTAAATTTAATGTCAAAGTCAGAACGCTGGATAAAGTTTTAAAATGGATTGAATCACGCAAACTAATGTCCGAAAAACAAGCAATTCCGCAACATAAAACAACTGACATGAAG acaaagagtCGTTGCAGTCCATCTACTCTTAAAG TTCGTCCTTTGAAATCACCATTTATCAAAGTTGAAGATGTAAGCCGCATGTATCGGCCCCAGTTTCTCTGCTTTGATCACTGGCCGTTCATCAACTTTGATGCTCATCTGGGGGTTTCTCCGTTTGACGTTCGGGAGAAAGACAGCAACTCGAGACACAGACAAGGAACACG GGTGGACAAACAGCATGCGAAGGGTTACAGGAAGCGGAGAGGCTACTGTGAGTGTTGCCTGGAAGAGTTTGATGATCTGAGCGGTCACTTGAAGTCGAAGCAGCATGTTGAGTTTGCAACAAATGAAGGAAACTATGTGGACGTTGATCAATGCATCGGCGAGGGAGTGACATTCGAGGAGTTCCTTGCCAAACAGGGAAACGGCGATGAAGAGGGACAGACAAGAAGTTGGAGTGTAGATATGGTGGAGACGTCATTAGTTGAGAGTGAAGACGATGTCAAACTGATTTCGATCAGGACGGGTGAATGGAGTGATGtttgtgtacgtgacaacattcacacacaattgtatCAACCGAATGATACGCATCGCTGTGACTTGCATGACCAGTTACAGCCAACAGTAGGTAACACGAATGACGGTCAGACAGAACGTGAACAGGAATCCATATTAAAGAAACGCGACTCACAAGACAGTAAAACATCAGATACTTTCCACGGATTCACAAATTTTGAAATCAGTCGGACACTCGAAAAGTTACGTCTCTACTCTCCAAACTCatcacaacagacggcaattACAAAGACCCCACAGAAGTCAACAAAAACACTCAAACGAGAACTTGAGCATCCGCAGAGCAAATACCTCAATCGCGGACTAACAAATCAAGAGCAAGAACTAACAATGTTAACCCTCACAACCGGAGAGAAAAACCTCCGTAGCAGGACAGCCAATCTATTGGCATCTCGACAACAAGCTTCCTCGCCTATCAGAGTAACAAGAAAGCGAAAACGCAACAATCTAGTTTCCGACGAAAGTAGTCTATCACTCATGCACTTCAAAGCAAGCCCGACATGGCGACGACCAAGAAGGAAACAAAGAAGTAGAAACGGATTATTAGCTCACAATCGGTGA
- the LOC134192901 gene encoding zinc finger MYM-type protein 1-like: MNLSLTNCRGQCYDGAAVMKGCLSGVAAQLTQHEPRALFTHCYGHSLNLACQDTIKDIIPIKYALDTTFELSKLLKYSAKRKSEYKRLQAEMAPQDPGFRTLCPTRWTVRADSLQSVMQNFSVIQSSLDSFADMAKRDPEMSARCTGVAAQFSSFDFLFGVALGEKVLKLVDNLSKALQHKKMSAAQGQVLAELTIKSLALMRTETEFSNFWEKLIEKQSKEDVAEPSLPRKRKRPCRYDEGSSGHFATCIEDHYRVMYFSAFDMAIQSIKSRFDQPHYKIYSKLECTLLKGAAGESYTDDLSSIQELYCTDFDSNILQTQLLILYSHFRETAVTPALMDVVDYVKSLGKPGQLLLSEVVKLIRLILVAPATNATSERTFSALRIVKTYLRCTMTQARLNHLLMLHVHKEACDSLDLELCIDDFCRESEHRRNIFGSM, from the coding sequence ATGAACCTTAGTCTGACCAACTGTCGTGGTCAGTGCTATGATGGTGCAGCTGTGATGAAAGGATGTCTATCAGGAGTTGCTGCTCAACTCACTCAACATGAACCACGAGCATTGTTCACTCACTGCTATGGTCATAGCCTCAATTTAGCCTGCCAAGACACCATCAAAGACATAATCCCTATCAAATATGCCCTTGACACAACATTTGAACTGTCAAAACTTCTCAAGTACTCAGCAAAAAGAAAGTCTGAGTACAAGCGACTTCAAGCTGAGATGGCTCCTCAAGACCCTGGATTTAGGACACTATGCCCTACGAGATGGACCGTTCGAGCAGATTCTCTACAGAGTGTTATGCAAAACTTTTCGGTCATCCAATCCAGCTTAGACAGTTTTGCAGATATGGCAAAACGAGACCCAGAGATGTCTGCTCGGTGTACTGGTGTTGCTGCTCAGTTTTCTTCATTTGACTTTCTCTTTGGAGTAGCATTAGGAgaaaaagtcttgaagttggtTGACAATCTGAGCAAAGCTCTTCAGCACAAGAAGATGTCTGCTGCACAAGGTCAAGTGTTAGCAGAACTTACCATCAAATCTCTTGCACTAATGCGTACAGAAACTGAATTCTCAAATTTCTGGGAAAAGTTGatagagaaacaaagcaaagaagatgTTGCAGAGCCTTCCCTTCCTCGGAAAAGGAAGCGTCCTTGCCGATATGATGAAGGAAGTTCGGGACACTTCGCAACATGTATAGAAGATCATTACCGGGTTATGTATTTTTCCGCTTTCGATATGGCAATTCAGTCTATCAAAAGCAGATTTGACCAGCCACACTATAAGATATACAGCAAGCTTGAATGCACACTTCTGAAGGGCGCTGCTGGAGAGAGCTATACGGATGACCTGTCTAGCATACAGGAGTTGTACTGCACAGACTTTGACAGCAATATCCTCCAGACGCAGCTATTGATACTGTATTCTCACTTTAGAGAAACGGCAGTCACACCAGCCCTGATGGATGTTGTGGACTATGTTAAGTCACTAGGGAAACCCGGCCAACTGCTGTTGTCTGAGGTGGTCAAACTTATACGCTTGATCCTTGTTGCTcctgcaacaaatgcaactagTGAAAGAACGTTCTCAGCTCTCCGCATTGTTAAAACATACCTTCGGTGCACTATGACACAGGCAAGGTTAAATCACCTTTTAatgttgcatgtgcacaaagaaGCATGTGATAGTCTTGATCTAGAACTATGCATAGATGATTTCTGTAGGGAATCAGAACACAGAAGAAACATTTTTGGCTCAATGTAG
- the LOC134192774 gene encoding hypoxanthine-guanine phosphoribosyltransferase-like, which yields MAAHDKVSARSSNDCIKIADDDCGYPLEMFCVPRHYADALDHIIIPHGLIMDRTERLAKNIIQEFGPEPLTCLCVLKGGYQFFHDLIANIKAIVRNSDRSLQLKIDFIRLKSYVGDHSSGKVQVVGGDDLEELRQKNVLVVEDIIDTGRTMRKLLATLADYEPKKVRVVSLLVKRTSLSTGYRPDYIGFEVPDKFVVGYALDYNEYFRDLTHVCLINEAGKKKYEVK from the exons ATGGCTGCTCACGATAAAGTTTCTGCTAGGTCTTCAAACGATTGCATAAAA ATTGCAGACGACGATTGTGGGTATCCACTGGAAATGTTCTGTGTTCCACGACACTATGCGGACGCCTTGGATCATATTATTATTCCACACGGACTAATTATGGACAG GACGGAGAGACTCGCCAAGAACATCATCCAGGAGTTTGGTCCCGAGCCCCtcacgtgtctgtgtgtgttgaaagGTGGATATCA GTTTTTTCATGATCTGATTGCTAACATCAAAGCCATTGTACGAAACTCTG ATCGTTCTCTTCAACTCAAGATCGACTTCATCAGGCTTAAGAGCTACGTC GGTGATCATTCGAGTGGGAAAGTTCAGGTAGTTGGTGGTGATGATTTGGAAGAATTGAGACAAAAGAATGTGTTGGTAGTGGAG GATATAATTGATACTGGGAGGACAATGAGAAAGCTGCTTGCAACTCTGGCTGATTATGAACCAAAGAAAGTTCGTGTTGTGAG TCTGCTAGTGAAGAGAACGAGTTTGTCTACAGGCTATCGTCCAGACT ATATTGGTTTTGAAGTCCCGGATAAGTTCGTTGTTGGCTATGCTTTG GATTACAATGAATACTTCAGAGATCTGACG CACGTGTGTCTCATTAATGAGGCAGGAAAGAAGAAATATGAAGTCAAATGA
- the LOC134192955 gene encoding protein O-mannosyl-transferase TMTC1-like isoform X1 produces MGAHSISFISSSILVLLWSTACYINSLSGDLVHDDVFAIIDNEDVRPSTSASQLFLNDFWGTAMSSNTSHKSYRPLCMLTFRLNYWLHELEPWGYHFVNVLLHSAVCVLILHICTRHVFVCGEWYLSVLTSLMFAAHPVHTEAVSGVVGRADVMSLFFFLAGLLSYIRSIDCTTGSGDDTLADETDEECTHFPSTCSVAWLFVTAICGTAAMLSKETGITVFGVCVAYDALIACRKGIERVWVTRSLAILMRHGRTLVYRIAFLLFVVLILLAFRLKMLHGQPPSFTDQENPASFSDHFITRFLTYSYLCVFNFWLLLAPVTLSYDWALGSIPLVESIMDVRNLATFVFFSSLVGLAIQSVRVKSSSARVLTIGLSLIIIPFLPASNLFFKVGFVIAERVLYIPSLGFCIIVVYGASCMSDIIAKWRATKQAIMVSLCVVIILFSWRTVARNIVWQDRESLFKYGLNAVPANAKVHYNYANYLKDVGRSKEAVERFRRAIQLYPRHASACNNLGTLVDNETESESLYRQAIEINPYHPRAHFNLGNLMSQQGKKAEAERFLRESVRLDPSHVDGWLNIASLLADEEKFEEALTVMKHAIELKPDRADTYNNMGAHLTKMGKPQEALAYYDKALSLNPSLSIAMVNKARILRTLGNSKEAEQLYKRALSIQRSADTLHYLGSMYYNTERLSEAEEAFRQALEIDSKRLESMQNYAQTLVQLGRKDDAVEVLRRGMVAYPQNVEMRTHLSSLLASNKQFEEALEVLDGADKSNSEVWFAKGNILRDLNRLDDAAQAYSQSVTLNSRHSSARMNLGAIYHLQKRFFEAKREYELALEMDPNNKILGTNIEKLNREMQKSRRNR; encoded by the exons ATGGGCGCGCATTCTATTTCTTTCATTTCTTCTTCAATCTTAGTTTTACTCTGGAGTACAGCTTGCTACATTAACAGTCTATCTGGAGATCTGGTTCACGACGATGTCTTCGCCATTATCGACAACGAAGACGTGCGTCCATCCACCAGCGCCTCTCAACTCTTTCTCAACGATTTCTGGGGAACAGCGATGTCGAGCAACACGAGCCACAAGTCATACCGACCTCTGTGTATGTTAACTTTCCGTCTCAACTACTGGCTGCACGAGCTGGAGCCGTGGGGATATCATTTCGTCAACGTTTTGTTGCAcagtgctgtgtgtgtgctcataCTTCACATCTGTACGCGacacgtgtttgtgtgtggagaatggtatttgtctgtcttgacCAGCTTGATGTTTGCAGCACACCCGGTTCACACAGAGGCg GTGAGTGGAGTCGTTGGACGAGCTGATGTCATGTCGTTGTTCTTCTTTCTAGCCGGTCTGTTGTCATACATAAG ATCCATAGACTGTACAACTGGTAGTGGAGATGACACACTTGCTGATGAGACCGACGAAGAGTGTACGCATTTTCCTTCTACTTGTTCCGTTGCATGGCTGTTTGTGACTGCCATCTGCGGCACTGCAGCCATGTTGTCTAAAGAAACGGGAATCACAGTGTTTGGAGTGTGTGTTGCGTATGATGCATTGATTGCATGCAGGAAAGGTATTGAGAG AGTTTGGGTAACAAGAAGTTTGGCGATTTTGATGAGACATGGAAGGACTTTGGTGTACAGGATTGcctttctgttgtttgtg GTTCTAATTCTTCTCGCCTTTCGGCTGAAAATGCTTCACGGACAGCCACCATCATTTACAGATCAGGAGAATCCTGCATCGTTTTCTGATCACTTTATCACACGCTTTCTCACATATtcgtatttgtgtgtatttaatTTCTGGTTGTTGCTGGCACCAGTTACGTTGTCGTATGATTGGGCATTGGGTAGTATACCTCTTGTGGAGTCAATAATGGATGTTCGGAATTTGGCAACGTTTGTCTTCTTTAGTAGCTTGGTCGGTTTGGCTATTCAGAGTGTCAGAGTAAAG TCCTCATCTGCACGAGTCCTCACAATCGGATTATCTCTCATCATAATTCCATTTCTCCCCGCATCCAATCTATTCTTCAAGGTCGGATTTGTCATAGCCGAACGAGTTCTCTACATTCCCAG TTTAGGCTTTTGTATCATTGTTGTGTATGGTGCCAGCTGCATGTCAGATATCATTGCTAAATGGCGTGCAACGAAGCAAGCAATAATGGTCTCACTCTGCGTTGTGATTATCTTATTTTCGTGGAGAACGGTGGCACGTAACATTGTGTGGCAAGACAGAGAATCGCTCTTTAA ATATGGGTTGAATGCAGTTCCTGCAAATGCCAAAGTTCACTATAATTATGCTAATTATCTAAAGGATGTTGGAAGGAGCAAGGAAGCTGTGGAGAGATTTAGACGAGCCATACA GTTATATCCAAGACATGCTAGCGCATGCAACAACCTTGGAACTCTTGTCGATAACGAAACA GAATCCGAATCATTATATCGACAAGCTATAGAAATTAATCCATACCATCCAAGAGCACATTTCAACCTTGGAAACTTGATGAG CCAACAAGGAAAGAAGGCGGAAGCTGAGCGTTTTCTTAGAGAATCTGTTAG ATTGGATCCTAGTCATGTTGATGGGTGGTTGAACATCGCTAGTTTGCTAGCTGATGAGGAGAAGTTTGAGGAGGCTCTGACTGTGATGAAACATGCCATTGAGTTGAAACCGGATCGTGCAGATACGTATAACAACATGGGAGCTCATTTGACAAAAATGG GAAAGCCACAGGAAGCTCTTGCTTACTATGATAAAGCTCTCAGTTTGAACCCTTCACTTTCTATTGCAATGGTGAACAAAGCTCGCATACTACGTACTCTTGGAAACTCAAAGGAAGCCGAACAATTATACAAACG GGCATTGTCTATACAACGAAGTGCTGACACTCTGCATTACTTGGGCAGTATGTACTACAACACGGAAAGACTCAGTGAAGCCGAGGAAGCCTTCAGACAAGCTCTTGAAATAGACTCAAAGAGACTAGAATCGATGCAGAACTAT GCTCAGACGTTAGTGCAGTTGGGAAGAAAAGACGATGCTGTTGAGGTTTTACGTCGTGGGATGGTGGCGTACCCACAGAATGTTGAGATGCGAACTCATTTGTCATCACTGTTGGCTTCTAACAAGCAATTTGAAGAG GCTCTGGAGGTTTTGGATGGTGCAGATAAGAGTAATTCGGAAGTCTGGTTTGCGAAAGGTAACATTCTCAGGGACTTGAATCGTCTGGATGATGCGGCTCAG GCTTATTCCCAAAGTGTAACCTTAAATTCAAGGCATTCGAGTGCAAGAATGAATCTGGGTGCAATATACCATCTGCAG AAACGATTTTTTGAAGCTAAAAGGGAATACGAGTTGGCACTGGAAATGGATCCAAACAACAAGATACTAGGAACGAACATAGAAAAATTGAATCGAGAAATGCAGAAGAGCAGACGAAACAGATAA
- the LOC134193209 gene encoding uncharacterized protein LOC134193209: MAFTRTGIITAALLAVTVLYQVVDGDDHDCDGTPAGLKPLPSCPCCCSSSCCQCPRATVSGQFVDRPFIRGNRRIAWWAVFMIVICILSIVVAAIGVGVWRRRVYLQRTVPILNCSTPTLMEAEYPPYSLYRPYTPIQQEETIAKTPYAQY; the protein is encoded by the exons ATGGCATTCACTAGAACGGGCATCATCACTGCTGCCCTCCTTGCAGTCACTGTCTTGTATCAAGTTGTG GATGGAGATGATCACGATTGTGATGGTACACCCGCAGG ATTGAAACCGTTGCCATCCTGTCCGTGCTGCTGCAGCTCGTCCTGCTGCCAATGTCCAAGAGCAACCGTGTCTGGACAATTTGTTGATCGCCCATTCATTCGTGGGAATAGACGCATAGCATGGTGGGCAGT ATTTATGATTGTCATCTGCATTCTCTCTATTGTCGTTGCGGCAATCGGAGTGGGAGTCTGGCGTCGACGAGTGTATTTACAGCGCACTGTACCCATACTGAACTGCTCTACACCAACTCTCATGGAAGCTGAATACCCACCATACTCTCTCTATCGTCCATACACACCAATACAGCAGGAAGAAACAATTGCCAAGACTCCATATGCACAGTACTAG
- the LOC134193006 gene encoding protein canopy homolog 4-like, translating into MLLHILCLFLSLVSFTQASDSIEEDLDLSEPTRCELCLLISQELVIELDKQIRLNAQLSSQEPETSRKSHLDASVRQVCANMYSYELQSEDKAALRYQRNTQRNMERMANMLTNVGKQMNKMGLQKDIERLIDPTGHLKVLATKCQELLRELEEDITTWFFYYQENTNLTQYLCAERAVKDDSSCLSHRIIDVEQEKNVRLNSNLSRSKSKGKRKQQERDEVKLEHIEL; encoded by the exons ATGCTGCTGCATattctgtgtctgtttttgaGCTTAGTTTCGTTTACTCAAGCATCTGACTCTATTGAGGAAGACCTTGATCTTAGTGAGCCAACGAGATGTGAAT TGTGTTTGTTGATAAGCCAGGAGTTGGTCATAGAGCTGGATAAACAAATTCGATTGAACGCCCAGCTGAGCAGCCAAGAGCCGGAAACTAGCCGGAAATC ACACCTTGATGCATCCGTGCGGCAAGTCTGTGCGAACATGTATTCATATGAACTTCAGTCGGAAGACAAAGCAGCACTGAGATACCAGAGGAATACACAGAGAA ACATGGAACGAATGGCAAACATGTTAACGAACGTCggcaaacagatgaacaaaatGGGACTGCAAAAGGACATCGAACGACTCATCGATCCAACGGGACACCTCAAAGTATTAGCAACAAAG TGTCAAGAACTGCTTCGTGAGCTtgaggaagacatcacaacctGGTTTTTCTACTACCAAGAAAATACAAATCTGACTCAATATTTGTGCGCAGAGAGAGCCGTTAAGGACGACAGCAGCTGTCTATCTCATCGAATCATCGACGTCGAACAAGAAAAAAATGTCAGGCTAAACAGCAACTTGTCTAGGTCGAAAAGCAAAGGCAAACGTAAACAACAAGAGAGGGACGAAGTGAAGCTGGAACACATTGAACTGTGA